From Candidatus Neomarinimicrobiota bacterium:
AAATAAGTATTAATCCCAATAATTAAGAGAGGAAAAACCATGAAAAATTTATTACTAGCAATATTTTTATTCTCGATGCTTTTCACTGCCGGATGTGAAGATGATGCATCTTCAATTGAGGTGCCAACTGCAAGATTCACCTACGCAGTAGATGAAGATAGTGGGTTAATGGTTACATTTACTAATGCCTCATTAAATGCCGATACATATAGTTGGGGTTTTGGCGATGGCGAATCATCAACAGAAACGAGCCCAAGCCATACATATGCAGCCGATGGGACTTATGATGTAACATTGACTGCAACAAATTCTGGCGGCTCTGATGCTGTTACAGAATCACTCGAACTAACAGGTGTCTTAACCCTCGCACATCTTAATGATACCTGGAAAGTAGCTCCCGAAGCTGGTGCATTAGCTGTAGGACCAAGCCAAGGAGATGGAAGTTGGTGGTCAATATCGGAAGCTGATCTTACAACAAGATCTTGTTTCATGGATGATAAATATACTTTGAACGCCGATGGTTC
This genomic window contains:
- a CDS encoding PKD domain-containing protein produces the protein MKNLLLAIFLFSMLFTAGCEDDASSIEVPTARFTYAVDEDSGLMVTFTNASLNADTYSWGFGDGESSTETSPSHTYAADGTYDVTLTATNSGGSDAVTESLELTGVLTLAHLNDTWKVAPEAGALAVGPSQGDGSWWSISEADLTTRSCFMDDKYTLNADGSFSIVMDGETWLEPWQNDAEAEICGAPVAPHDGSGSYTYEATETTLTLSGEGAFMGLPKANNAGELPNVDLPTSITYTITEFVRDGAGKRLVLDIECGTGVWWRFTFVSQ